ACGGCCTGACGCGAGCATATCGTGCAACAACGCATTGCTGAGTAAATTCGCCAGGCTCATGGCAGATGAATAACTGTCGAACGCCGACACGCTGTCGAGCGGCGCGGCCAGATGCCAGGTGGCGAGCGGGATCAGCGTCTGCGCCTGCGGCTCGCAAATCAGTAAAACCGGCACATCAAGTGACTGTAATTGCGTGAGAATCGCCTTCGCCATGCGGGGACGGCGACGAAAAGCAACGAAAATCACCACGTCCTGCGCGGTGAGATCCACCAGTTCTTCCGCCAGCGTCTGCCCCGGCTGCGGCATCATCATCACGCCAGCCCGCACCTGAATCAGTTGCTGACGCAGGTGCAGCGCCACCGGATAACTGTTACGAAAACCCAGCAGACGTACCTGCCGCGCCTGACTCAGGGCGGTGATCAGCGCGCCAAACTGTGCGCCATCAATCTGATTAATCCACTGCGTCAGGTTAGCCATTTCCTGTTTATAGTGCCGTGATAACAAGGTGTTACCTTGCACCGCGTCACGGCTGTCGGTCAGCGGCATGCCACTCTGGCGCAGGGTGCGCATTTCATCGCGCATATCGCGATAACTCGGGTAACCAAGACGTTTAAACAGGCGGCTGACCGTGGCCTTCGACACGCCGCTGAGCCGCGCCAGCTCTGCGCTGTTGTAGCTCATCAGGTCATCAATGCTGGCAAAAATAAAGTCGGCCACCCGCTGTTCCTGCGGCGTGAGTTCTGCGTAATGGTCACGCAGACGTTCATCAATCTGTTTCATCTCCGTCCCTTTTGTAACCAATGTTTCAGTAAATCAGCGGAACATACCATGCACTATGCTTGCCAATGCAAGCTAAATTATGAGTGAAAGTCTGAAGGTTTTGCCGATGTGGAACACCTCTTGCTTAACTTAATCCCTGCACGCCCTCATCCCTGCATGCGCGGGCAACATAAAAAAAGCGTTTCAAAAAGGACATCGCATGATTAACAGTAACAGCGCACCGCTGGGCATGGCGGTTACACCTCATCATCTGGCGAGCCAGAGTGCGCTTGCGGTATTGCGTGAAGGCGGCAATGCCATCGAGGCAATGGTGGCGGCGGCCGCCACCATTGCCGTGGTCTATCCGCACATGAACGGACTGGGCGGCGACGGCTTCTGGCTGATTGTGCCCCCGCAGGGCAATCCGGTGGCGATCGACGCCAGCGGTGCCGCCGGTTCGCTGGCCTCTCTCGATTTTTACGCCGGTGAAACGCACATTCCGCACCGCGGCCCGAAAGCGGCGCTGACGGTCGCAGGCACCGTCGGCGGCTGGCAGGAAGCGCTGAATGTATCGGCTGAATTCGGCGGCGAGCAAAAACCGCTTTCGCGCCTGCTGCGTGACGCCATCCGTTACGCTGCGGACGGCATTCCGGTGACCGCCTCGCAGGAAGCCGCCACCCGCGCCAAGCAACATGAACTGAAAGATTTCCGCACCTTCGCCGATGTTTTTCTGCCTAACGGCGACGTGCCGCGCGCCGGGAACCGTTTCACCCAGCCGCAACTGGCGCAGACGTTATCGATGCTGTGCGAAGACGGGCTGAACAGTTTCTATCGCGGTGAGCTGGCCGACAATATGGCCGCCGACATGGAAAAGCTCGGTATGCCGGTCACCCGCGCCGATCTTGCTGCTTACAAGCCGCAGCGCCGTGTGCCGCTGCGCCTCAAACACAGCAAAGGCGAAATCTACAACCTGACGCCACCGACGCAGGGGCTGGTTTCGCTGGCGATCCTCGGCCTGACTGACCGCCTGCCGCTGGAAACCATGGATGAAAGCGCGACGATCCACAGCATTGTCGAAGCCACCAAACTGGCGTTCGGCCTGCGCGACCGCTTTATCACTGATCCACGCATGATGACGCAGGACGCGCAGAGCCTGCTGGATCCGCAATATCTCGATGCCCTCGCCACCCGCATCAAACCGCACAGCGCCGCCGACTGGGGCAAAGGTAAAGGTCCGGGCGATACCGTCTGGATGGGCGTGATGGACAGCAGCGGGCTGGCGGTATCATTTATCCAGAGTATTTATCACGAGTTCGGCAGTGGTGTAGTGCTGCCGGGCAGCGGCGTGTTGTGGCAAAACCGCGGCGCATCTTTCAGCCTCGACGCCAGCCATTTACTGGCGCTGGCACCGGGCAAGCAACCGTTTCATACCCTCAACCCCGCCGCCGCACGTTTATACGACGGGCGCACCATGGTTTACGGTTCGATGGGCGGCGACGGTCAGCCGCAAACCCAGGCCGCCGTGTTTATCCGCCATGTGGTGCAGGGTCAGTCTTTGCAGCAGGCGATCAGCGGTCCGCGCTGGCTGCTGGGGCGGACGTGGGGAGAAAGTTCGGATTCACTGAAGCTGGAAGGCCGTTTCGCCTATCCGACGCAGGCCGGGCTGAGACAGCGCGGTCACGACGTCGAACTGTTGCCGGATTTCAGCGAAGCCGTCGGCCACGCCGGTGCGATTGTCCGCCATACCAACGGCATGTTTGAAGGTGCCTCCGACCCGCGCAGCAACGGCAGCGCCGCCGGATTTTGATCAGAGTTCGCTCATGAGAATTGATAAGGAAGCAGCATGAAAAATACCCCCGCAGCGACCGACTGGGCCGCTTATATCCGCCAGATGGAAAGCGTGCTGGCGCTGGAACTCGACGACACCCGTCGTCAGGAATTGCTGGTGCAGTTCAGCCGTATCGCCCAGATGGCACAACCGCTGATGGATTTACCGCTCGATTCGCGACTGGAAATTGCCGGGGTGTACAGAGCATGAAGAGTGTATCGCGCATGAAATCGTTTGATAGCTTTACCATCAGTCAGTTACATCAGGCGATGGCGCAGGGCGAAATCTCAGCGACAGAAATTGCGACGTCCACGCTGGACGCCATTGAACAGGCTAATCCGGTCATCAACGCGTATACGCATATCACCCGCGAACGCATGTTAAGTGAAGCAGCAAAAGTGGATAAAACCCGCGCCAGCGGTGCCGCACTTGCGCCTCTGGCAGGCATCCCTTATGCGGTGAAAAACTTGCTGGACGTGGCCGGTGAAGTAACGCTGGCAGGCGCAAGCCTCAACAGCAGCAACGCTACCGCACGCCACGATGCGTGGACGGTTTCACGCCTTGCAGCACAAGGCGCGATGCTTTCCGGCATGCTGAATATGGATGCTTACGCTTACGGCTTCACCACTGAAAACAGCCATTACGGCGCCACCCGTAATCCGCGGGATCTGGCGCGTGTCGCCGGAGGATCTTCCGGCGGTTCCGCCGCCGCCGTGGCTGCTGGTCTGGTGCATTTCACACTCGGCAGCGACACCAACGGCTCGATCCGCGTGCCCGCCTCATTGAGCGGTATTCTCGGCCTGAAGCCGACCTTCGGACGAATTTCACGTCGCGGCAGCCAGCCGTTTGTCGCCAGCCTCGATCATATCGGCCCGATGGCGCGATGCAGCGAAGATCTTTCGCAGGTCTATGACGCGATTCAGGGCACGGATCCGCAAGATCACTTCCAGGCAGATAAGCCCGTCACCGCGACGTTTTCGCAGCTCGGACGCGGCCAGCAGGGGTTGCGCACTGCGGTGCTGGGCGGATATTTTTCTACCTGGTGCGACGACCACGCCAAAGCAGCGGTGCGTCAGATTGCGCAGGCTCTGGAAGCGCAGGAAGAAGTCGTGATGCCGCAGGCCGAAATGGCGCGTTCAGCTGCGTTTATCATCAGTGCTTCTGAAGGCGGTAATCAGTATTTGCCAAAACTGCGCAGCATTCCGGAGCAGTTTGAGCCATTATCCCGCGAGCGTTTACTGGCCGGTGCGATGATCCCGGCGGCGTGGTACGTCCAGGCACAGCGTTTTCGTCAGCATTTTCAGGAACAAATCTTGCCCCTGTTTGATCACTGGGACATTCTGATCGCCCCTGCCACGCCATGCCCGGCAACACTGATTGGTCAGGACACAATCAGAATTAACGGTCAGGATCTGCCAACCCGTGCCAATATGGGCATGCTGACGCAGCCGATTTCGTTCCTCGGTTTACCGGTGGTCACGGTGCCGGTCACGACATCAACCGGTCTGCCGATTGGATTACAACTGATTGCGCCGCCGTGGCGCGAAGACCTGTGCCTGCGCGCTGCACGGGCGCTGGAATTACAGGGAATAGTGAACGTCAGCAGTTCTCCGGTGATGCCTGCGTAAAAACCTGCATCTCCGTTTTCCAGGGTGAAGTAAAAGAGTAAAGAGACGAATCATGAAAACTGAACATATCGACCGCCCGGCGATCCTTGCCGAAATGAATGCGGCGTTTTATCGCTATGAACAGGCGCTGATCACCAACGATACCGCCGTCCTCGACGAACTGTTCTGGCACGATCCGCGTACCGTGCGCTACGGTGCGGGCGAAAATCTTTACGGCATCGAAGCCATCCGCGCGTTCCGCTCAGCGCGTTCCTCACAAGGTTTAAACCGGGATCTGGTCAACACCACCATCACCACATTTGGCGATGACATGGCAGTGGCCAGCACGGAGTTTCGCCGTGAAGGCACCGACAAAATCGGGCGTCAGCAGCAGACGTGGGTGAAGATGGCGAGTGGATGGAAGATTGTGGCAGCCCATGTGAGTCTGATGGTTTGACCGAACCAATGGGCGGTTCAGCTTTGGAAAGCTGAGGAAACTGTTCTTTTCCAGGAATGGACGGTGACAATTTCGGTTCCCACCGAGGGGAAATCTGAACGGTGATAATTTCGGTTTCTCAATAACAGCGATCACTTATCGCGCTGCGCCGAAACCGCCCAAAAGGGGCCAGGACGGGCCCCTCTTGGATCTCCCACGTCTTTTAACTGCATGCTATCGCTCGCTGGCTATGTTTCAGCAACCACCGTGACAGCCTGGAAATCTTGCCGCTACGCGGTTCCCTCTCTCGGTCCTGAAGCCTCAGGTCTTCAGGACGCTCCGTTCAGCAAGATTTCTGAATCGCCCGCACCATCTTAAAATTAACGGCAGACTGTTTTTCATCTTTTAGAAAAGTGGATTGGCGTGCTCAAAATTCAGCTGAACGGAGCGGCTTCAAGACCTATGGCTTGAAGACCGAGAGAAGGTAGTGCGAAGCACCTGGATTTTCGCCACGCACTGAAGCAACAGAACATGTCCGTCGTGCCCGCGACAGCGCGCAGTGAAAAAGCGCGGGAGTCCAGAGGGCGCGCGCTTACGCGTCCTCTGGGCCAGTTTGGGCGGCGAGCCCAAGGTTTTGAATTTCGGGATTAAACACCGAAATGTTTAACCCAATGGTCGGCAATATCCTGCCGCTTACAAACCCATACGCGATCATGCGATTCGACGTAATCGAGAAACCGCTGTAAAGCGCGAAATCTCCCCGGGCGACCGAGGATCCGACAATGCATCCCGATCGACATCATTTTCGGCGATGTTTCGCCCTCTTCATACAACACGTCAAACGTGTCTTTCAGATAGGTATAAAACTGCTCGCCGGTATTGAACCCTTGCGGGGAGGCAAACCGCATGTCGTTGGTTTCCAGCGTGTATGGGATCACCAGATGCTGTTTCGTTTCGCCATTTTCCAGTTTCACCGGCGTCCAGAACGGCAGGTCATCACCGTAATAATCGCTGTCATACTGGAATCCGCCAGACTCCGCGACCAGCTGGCGGGTGTTCGGGCTGTCGCGGCCTGTGTACCAGCCGGACGGCGCTTTGCCGAACAGGTCGCGCAGCACGGTGATGGCTTTTTGCATGTGCTCCGACTCTTCGGCTTTGCTCATGTTCTGATAGTGGATCCAGCGCCAGCCGTGGCTGACAACGTCGTAATCCGCCGCTTTAATCGCGCTGACAATTTCCGGATTGCGTGCCAGCGCCATCGCTACACCGAAAACGGTCAGCGGTAAGCCACGTTTCTGAAACTCATTGTGGATGCGCCAGAAACCCGCACGGGATCCGTATTCGTACAGCGAATCCATCGACATATGGCGGTCGGGAAAACTGGCTGCGCCGATGATGTCAGACAGGAATTGCTCGGAACCGGCATCGCCATGTAAAACGTTATTTTCTGCGCCCTCTTCGTAATTGAGAACAAACTGCACCGCAATGCGGGCGTTGCCCGGCCAGTTAGCATGTGGCGGACGGCCGGCGTAACCGATCAGGTCACGCGGATAAGCATCAGTCAAACCGTACTCAAAATCAGACATAGTGTTCTCTCATATTCAGTCCGGCAAAACGACCAGACAAAGGTTTTTCCAGCGGATAATCCAGATCACCGTGTTTACTGGTCGTCAGGCGTAAAGACGCCAGTGACTCGACCATTTTGACCGCCGCGCTGACGCCATCGATCACCGGTATATTCAGCTCGAGCGTCAGTTCCTGCGCCAGATCGGCCATTCCGCCGCAACCGAGCACAATCGCCCCGCTGCCGTCGGATTTTTTCGCCGCGATACATTGCTCGCGCACCTTCTGCTGCGCCAGACCGCTGCCGTCTTCCAGTGATAACACCGGTAAATCGATGGCGTGTAAGGCGGCACAATGGCGTTCGAATCCGTACTGATGCAGCAAATGCCGGGCAATGGTCAGCGTACGCGGCAAGGTCGTGACGACAGAGAATCGCGTCGCCACCATTGTCGCCAGATGCATCGCCGCTTCGGCAATGCCGACAACCGGCGCACGCGCCAGTTCGCGGGCAGCCAGTAAACCGGGGTCACCGAAGCAGGCAATAATGTGCCCGCCGACACCCGCATCCCGCCCGGCTTTTATCTGCTGCAATACGCCGAGCGTGGCAATCGCTTCATCGAAATGCCCTTCAATAGACGGCGCGCCTTCTTCCGGGCAAACGGCCAAAATTTGTGTCTCCGGCGCCGCCACCGAGCGGGCGGTTTGCGCCATCACGTCGGTCATCGCCAGACTGGTATTGGGATTGATCAGTTGTATACAAAGTGGATTGGCCATCAGTCCGAGTCCTTTTCTGTGACCGGCATCCGGGCCGCAAAAATCTGCGCGAAATCAGGCGTCGGCCCTTTGTTTTGCTCAAAGCGCAGGCTGGCGACGATGCTGTCAAAATGCTGCGCCATGCTGCCGGACAACGCCACGGTGTCGCGTTTTTTCAGCAGTTCCAGCAGATCGTCATGATCATGACAACGGCATCCTTGCTGCCACGGCGCGCCCCAGGCAGCGATCGCCAGTGAAGATCGCAATGTGAGCTGAGAGACGGATTCGGTCAGGACTTTATTGCCGGAAATGGCCTGAAGCTGAACGTGAAAAGCGGCTGACAGACGGATTGCCGCCGCGCCGTCGCGCTCGTCATGGGCACGCTTTTCTTCCTGCACCAGCTTCTTCAGTGCGACCAGATGGGTCGACTGACAACGGGCAATCACCTGCGGCAGGTTGGCGCATTCAAGAATTTTACGGGTAGCGAAAACATCGCGCGCTTCTGCGGCATCCGGCGCGGTTACATGCGCACCACGTTTGGGCAATATCGTCACCAGTTGCACTGCGGCAAGGCGCTGTAACTCCCGACGGATACCCGTGCGGCTGACCGAGAACACTTCCGCCAGTGCTTCTTCGGGTAATTTACTGCCGGGTAAAAGCTGGTGCTCAACAATAGACCTCACCAGCGCGTTGTAAATGTGGTCGTCCTTATCCTCGGTAAAATAGGCCGTATTCAGCCCGCTCCAACTGGTCATTGCTGTTACTCCGTATACCGTTCTGTGTATTTATCGTATACCTGAAATAGATTTTTTGTATACAAGAAGTGAAGTTTGGCCTGATTCATGCAGTGTTCCCGTGACTGCTTTTTAACTTTGGGCAGCCGGTCACCGGCTTCCGACTTTCACATGTTGTTTATGACAGGAGCACGATTTATGCCAAATCAGGAAATCACCTCCGCAACGGCGTCTTCCGAACAGGGTGCCGGGATCATCAAGCCTTATTACAGCCCGCGGCTGTGCAATGATGATTTAGCACCGACCCGTGACCAGAACTGGAGCTGGTACAACATATTTTCTTTCTGGATGTCCGACGTACACAGCATGGGCGGTTATGTGGTCGCCGCCAGTTTCTTCACCCTCGGCCTGACCAGCTGGCAGGTGCTGCTGTGTTTGCTGTGCGGGATTTGTATCGTGCAGATTTGTGCCAACCTGGTGGCGAAGCCAAGCCAGCAGGCGGGTGTGCCCTACGCGGTGATTTGCCGTCAGGCATTTGGTGTATTCGGGGCGAATATTCCGGCGGTGATCCGCGGGCTGATCGCTTTCGCGTGGTACGGCATTCAGACCTATCTGGCGGCCAGCGCGTTAATGCTGGTGCTGCTAAAATTCTTCCCTTCCCTGACGCCGCTGACCGTGCCGCACTGGCTGGGCCTTTCTGCCCTCGGCTGGATTTGTTTCGGCATTATGTGGGTATTGCAGGCGATGGTGTTCTGGCACGGAATGAGCGCGATTAAGCGCTTTATCGATGTGGCGGGTCCGGCGGTGTATGTCGTTATGCTGATGCTGGCGGGCTGGATTTTGTATAAAACCGGGCTGAGTAATATCTCCTTTACGTTATCCACCAAAACCCTGACGGTCGGTCAGCAAGGCTGGGAAATGCTGACCGCCACGGCGCTGGTGGTATCTTATTTCTCCGGTCCGCTGCTGAACTTTGGTGACTTCTCCCGCTACGGTAAAAGCATGAGCGAAATCCGTCGCGGTAACCGCTGGGGTCTGCCGTTTAACTTCCTGCTGTTCTCGATTGTGACCGTAGTTATCGTCTCAGGGACACAATCGTTGTTCGGGCAGATGATCACCGATCCTATCGAAACCGTCAGCCGTGTGGGTAACAGCGTTGCCGTGGCGCTTGGTCTGCTGACCATGATCATCGCCACCATCGGTATCAATATCGTGGCGAACTTCGTGTCACCGGCGTTCGACTTCTCTAACTGTTCACCGCAGAAAATCAGTTTCCGTACCGGCGGGATGATCGCCGCGGTCGGTTCTGTGCTGCTGACGCCGTGGAACCTGTTCCAGTCACCGGAAATTATCCACTACACGCTGGACGTGCTGGGGTCATTTATCGGGCCATTGTTCGGGATTTTGCTGGCGGATTATTATCTGATCAAACGCGGTCATATGGACGTCGATGCGCTGTTTAACGCCACGCCTTCCGGCCGTTACTGGTATCGCAACGGGTTTAACCCGAAAGCGATTGCAGCCCTGGTACCCGCAGTGGTGATTGGTCTGGTGATAAGCTTTACGCCCGACCTGCATCAGGTGGCGAACTTCAGCTGGTTTATCGGTGCATTCCTGGCAGGCGGTTTCTATCGTTACATCGCCCGCCATGATCGTGCGACCAGCGGCGCAATGGGCTATATGAAAATCGAAGCGGAATAACAGACTGATACAAGGAAGGAAACAGCCAGGATGGCTGAAACGACGAAGCCCTGAGTGATTTCTCACTCAGGGCTTCTGAATAGTGGCGGAACGGACGGGGCTCGAACCCGCGACCCCCTGCGTGACAGGCAGGTATTCTAACCAACTGAACTACCGCTCCGCGTTTTGTTCTGGTTAAGAACGGAGCGGATATTAAGGAATGCCCGCCCTTACGTCAATGCTTTTCCTGATATTTTCAATCAACCGCACAGTTTTTCCGCAGGCTGGATATTTTCAATCCAAAAGTCAGGAAAAGTGGCTTACGAACGCCACAAACAACTGCCGCCCTTTTTCACCACCAGATCCAATCTTTCTTCGTGCCACGCCAGTTCCTGCTCATTTGCCGCGATCACTTTTAACCCCGAAGCAGGACGCGCCACGCGCTGGATCCCGAGCCCGTCTGCACCGGTATTTTGCTCGCCTTCGTGGGTAAATTTAATGCTGGTCTGGCCGCCGGTCATCATCAGATAAACTTCGGCAAGAATTTCGGAGTCAAGCAAGGCGCCGTGCAGCGTACGTTTGCTGTTGTCGATCAGGTAACGATCGCTGAGGGCATCGAGGTTATTACGCTTGCCGGGAAACAGCTTACGCGCCATCGCCAGGCTGTCGGTTATTTTACAGAACGTCTCGGTTTTCGGCAGATTACGGCCAAGCATGTCGAACTCGTAATCCATAAAGCCGATGTCGAACGTTGCGTTATGAATGACTAGTTCGCTGCCGCGAATGTACTCAACAAAGTCGTCAGCAACGTCGGCGAAGGTCGGCTTATCGGCGAGGAATTCGTCACTGATACCGTGAACGCCGAAGGCTTCCGGATCCACCAGACGATCGGGTTTGAGATAAACATGGAAATTGCGCCCCGTCAGACGACGGTTAACCACTTCAACAGCACCGATTTCGATAATCCGGTGCCCTTCGTAATGGACGCCGAGTTTATTCATACCGGTGGTTTCGGTATCGAGAACGACGATCCTGTTAGATGTGTTTTGTAAATCCATGGGTCATTTTCCAACGCTGACAGTCAATGGCAGAAACAGTCTGCCCGGCACGCACAGAGACACGGCCGGGCACTTTATCTTACGCGGGGATTTGCTGCGTAATGCAGTGGATGTTACCACCACCCAGAAGAATTTCACGGGCCGGAATACCGGTGATTTTATAATCCGGATACATTTGCGCAAACATTGCTTCAGCCAGCTTATCGGTTCTCGCATCGAGCAGCGGGAAAATGATGTGGTTATTGCTGATCAGGTAATTGACGTAAGACGCTGCCAGACGGTTGCCTTCCACACGTTCAATCGCCGTACCCGGCAATACCCCAATCGTCTCTTCTGCGGTGGCGTGCATCACAGGAGGCGAAGGCATTTTCCAGATTTTCAGGCTGCGCCCTTTGGCATCTTTCGTTGCTTCCAGCACTTTTAACGCTGCGGCAGAACGCGCGTACTGCGGGTCCTGCTCGTCGTCAGTCCAGTGCAAAGCGACTTCACCCGGACGCACGAAGCAGCACATATTGTCGATGTGTCCGTCGGTTTCGTCGTTAAATACGCCCTCTTCCAGCCAGATGAATTGCTTCACGCCGAGGTATTTCTGCAACTGCGCTTCAATGTCAGCTTTGGAAAGATCAGGGTTACGGTTCGGATTGAGCAGGCATTCTGCGGTGGTCAGCAAGGTGCCTTCGCCGTCCACATGAATGGAGCCCCCTTCCAGCACCAGATCCGTCGACACATAAGGAATGTGCTGATAGTTCGCTACCTGACGGGCAACCAGCTGGTCACGCTCCCAGCTCGAATACAGACCGCCGTTGAAGCCGCCCCAGGCGTTGAATGTCCAGTCGATAGCCAGACGCTCGCCTTGCGGATTGACCACAATGGTCGGGCCGGTATCACGCATCCAGGCGTCGTCGCTTTCCATTTCCACCAGCGTAATCTGCGCTGGCATCACTTCGCGTGCGTTGGCCATTTCCGCTGCCGGAACCGCCATAAATACCGGCGTTTTAGTCGCAATCGCTGCCGCCACATTGGCGAAAGCCAGCTGTGCCGGACGCCCGTTCGAGCGCCAGTTATCGGTGCGGTAAGGCCAGATCATCCAGACAGCCTGCTGCGATGCCCATTCAGCGGGCATCGCAAAACCTTCAGCCTGAGGATTGATATCAATAGAAGACATCAGTTATTTCCTTGTTGAACCGTCGGATGTCGCGATTGCGCCATACATTTCAGGACGGCGGTCGCGGAACAGCCCCCACGATGCGCGCTGTGCAGCAATAGCATCGAGATCAAAGGTATGAACCAGCACGGCTTCTTCCGTTTTGTTGGCCTGTTCAACCAGCGCACCGGTTTGATCAGCAATGAAGGAAGAACCGTAGAAGGTCATTTCATAATCAGGAATGAATTTGCTTTTTTCCGTGCCGATACGGTTAGAGGCGATCACCGGCACCAGGTTAGCCGCAGCGTGACCCTGCTGAACGCGGGTCCAGTGTGGCTGGCTGTCGATTTCCGGATACGCCGGTTCTGAACCGATCGCCGTCGGATAGAAGATGATTTCTGCGCCCTGCAATGCCAGGCAACGTGCGGTTTCCGGGAACCATTGATCCCAGCAAATGCCCACGCCGATTTTCGCATAACGGGTATTCCACACTTTGAAGCCAGTGTCGCCCGGAATGAAGAATTGTTTTTCCTGATAGGCCGGGCCGTTCGGAATGTGAGTTTTGCGGTAAACGTCCAGCACACTGCCGTCAGCATCAATCATGACCAGCGAGTTGTAATAGGCGTTATTGCACTTTTCAAAGAAGCTCAGAGGCAGTACCACTTCCAGTTCTTTCGCCAGCGCAGAGAAATGGCGGATCAGCGGGCTGTTGTCCAGCTCCTGTGCCAGGCTGTAATGCTCAGGGCTCTGATCAATACAGAAGTAAGGCGCAGCAAAAAGTTCCTGAATAAGAATAACTTGTGCGCCTTTAGAATGAGCCTGGCGAACCAGTTTCTCAGCGTTAACAATATTCTTTTCCAGATCCCAGCTGCAGCTCATTTGTGTTGCAGAAACCGTAACATTTCTCATTAGACATCCTTAAAGCATTGGAAAATTGGCAGTGAAAAAACCATGAAAGTCGGAACTCACTCAGAGTTTTGAACTGGCACTCTGCAGTTTCCTATTATATTGCAAAAGACAGCGCTCTCCAGCCAAAAGAGTCATTACTGATGGCCAAACCTGTTACAAAGCCTCCTCAGCGCCCGCTTTCAGACAGTTACACCCCAAGATATTGCTGTGCCCGGCACGGCGGTTTATGTCAGACTTGGTTTTTACTTTTGATG
The Rahnella variigena genome window above contains:
- a CDS encoding MurR/RpiR family transcriptional regulator — encoded protein: MKQIDERLRDHYAELTPQEQRVADFIFASIDDLMSYNSAELARLSGVSKATVSRLFKRLGYPSYRDMRDEMRTLRQSGMPLTDSRDAVQGNTLLSRHYKQEMANLTQWINQIDGAQFGALITALSQARQVRLLGFRNSYPVALHLRQQLIQVRAGVMMMPQPGQTLAEELVDLTAQDVVIFVAFRRRPRMAKAILTQLQSLDVPVLLICEPQAQTLIPLATWHLAAPLDSVSAFDSYSSAMSLANLLSNALLHDMLASGRQRIHQISDLYNDLDELEQR
- a CDS encoding gamma-glutamyltransferase family protein, which codes for MINSNSAPLGMAVTPHHLASQSALAVLREGGNAIEAMVAAAATIAVVYPHMNGLGGDGFWLIVPPQGNPVAIDASGAAGSLASLDFYAGETHIPHRGPKAALTVAGTVGGWQEALNVSAEFGGEQKPLSRLLRDAIRYAADGIPVTASQEAATRAKQHELKDFRTFADVFLPNGDVPRAGNRFTQPQLAQTLSMLCEDGLNSFYRGELADNMAADMEKLGMPVTRADLAAYKPQRRVPLRLKHSKGEIYNLTPPTQGLVSLAILGLTDRLPLETMDESATIHSIVEATKLAFGLRDRFITDPRMMTQDAQSLLDPQYLDALATRIKPHSAADWGKGKGPGDTVWMGVMDSSGLAVSFIQSIYHEFGSGVVLPGSGVLWQNRGASFSLDASHLLALAPGKQPFHTLNPAAARLYDGRTMVYGSMGGDGQPQTQAAVFIRHVVQGQSLQQAISGPRWLLGRTWGESSDSLKLEGRFAYPTQAGLRQRGHDVELLPDFSEAVGHAGAIVRHTNGMFEGASDPRSNGSAAGF
- the hpxX gene encoding oxalurate catabolism protein HpxX — encoded protein: MKNTPAATDWAAYIRQMESVLALELDDTRRQELLVQFSRIAQMAQPLMDLPLDSRLEIAGVYRA
- a CDS encoding AtzE family amidohydrolase, translated to MKSFDSFTISQLHQAMAQGEISATEIATSTLDAIEQANPVINAYTHITRERMLSEAAKVDKTRASGAALAPLAGIPYAVKNLLDVAGEVTLAGASLNSSNATARHDAWTVSRLAAQGAMLSGMLNMDAYAYGFTTENSHYGATRNPRDLARVAGGSSGGSAAAVAAGLVHFTLGSDTNGSIRVPASLSGILGLKPTFGRISRRGSQPFVASLDHIGPMARCSEDLSQVYDAIQGTDPQDHFQADKPVTATFSQLGRGQQGLRTAVLGGYFSTWCDDHAKAAVRQIAQALEAQEEVVMPQAEMARSAAFIISASEGGNQYLPKLRSIPEQFEPLSRERLLAGAMIPAAWYVQAQRFRQHFQEQILPLFDHWDILIAPATPCPATLIGQDTIRINGQDLPTRANMGMLTQPISFLGLPVVTVPVTTSTGLPIGLQLIAPPWREDLCLRAARALELQGIVNVSSSPVMPA
- the hpxZ gene encoding oxalurate catabolism protein HpxZ, which gives rise to MKTEHIDRPAILAEMNAAFYRYEQALITNDTAVLDELFWHDPRTVRYGAGENLYGIEAIRAFRSARSSQGLNRDLVNTTITTFGDDMAVASTEFRREGTDKIGRQQQTWVKMASGWKIVAAHVSLMV
- the puuE gene encoding allantoinase PuuE — its product is MSDFEYGLTDAYPRDLIGYAGRPPHANWPGNARIAVQFVLNYEEGAENNVLHGDAGSEQFLSDIIGAASFPDRHMSMDSLYEYGSRAGFWRIHNEFQKRGLPLTVFGVAMALARNPEIVSAIKAADYDVVSHGWRWIHYQNMSKAEESEHMQKAITVLRDLFGKAPSGWYTGRDSPNTRQLVAESGGFQYDSDYYGDDLPFWTPVKLENGETKQHLVIPYTLETNDMRFASPQGFNTGEQFYTYLKDTFDVLYEEGETSPKMMSIGMHCRILGRPGRFRALQRFLDYVESHDRVWVCKRQDIADHWVKHFGV
- a CDS encoding aspartate/glutamate racemase family protein, with translation MANPLCIQLINPNTSLAMTDVMAQTARSVAAPETQILAVCPEEGAPSIEGHFDEAIATLGVLQQIKAGRDAGVGGHIIACFGDPGLLAARELARAPVVGIAEAAMHLATMVATRFSVVTTLPRTLTIARHLLHQYGFERHCAALHAIDLPVLSLEDGSGLAQQKVREQCIAAKKSDGSGAIVLGCGGMADLAQELTLELNIPVIDGVSAAVKMVESLASLRLTTSKHGDLDYPLEKPLSGRFAGLNMREHYV
- a CDS encoding GntR family transcriptional regulator → MTSWSGLNTAYFTEDKDDHIYNALVRSIVEHQLLPGSKLPEEALAEVFSVSRTGIRRELQRLAAVQLVTILPKRGAHVTAPDAAEARDVFATRKILECANLPQVIARCQSTHLVALKKLVQEEKRAHDERDGAAAIRLSAAFHVQLQAISGNKVLTESVSQLTLRSSLAIAAWGAPWQQGCRCHDHDDLLELLKKRDTVALSGSMAQHFDSIVASLRFEQNKGPTPDFAQIFAARMPVTEKDSD
- a CDS encoding NCS1 family nucleobase:cation symporter-1 — protein: MPNQEITSATASSEQGAGIIKPYYSPRLCNDDLAPTRDQNWSWYNIFSFWMSDVHSMGGYVVAASFFTLGLTSWQVLLCLLCGICIVQICANLVAKPSQQAGVPYAVICRQAFGVFGANIPAVIRGLIAFAWYGIQTYLAASALMLVLLKFFPSLTPLTVPHWLGLSALGWICFGIMWVLQAMVFWHGMSAIKRFIDVAGPAVYVVMLMLAGWILYKTGLSNISFTLSTKTLTVGQQGWEMLTATALVVSYFSGPLLNFGDFSRYGKSMSEIRRGNRWGLPFNFLLFSIVTVVIVSGTQSLFGQMITDPIETVSRVGNSVAVALGLLTMIIATIGINIVANFVSPAFDFSNCSPQKISFRTGGMIAAVGSVLLTPWNLFQSPEIIHYTLDVLGSFIGPLFGILLADYYLIKRGHMDVDALFNATPSGRYWYRNGFNPKAIAALVPAVVIGLVISFTPDLHQVANFSWFIGAFLAGGFYRYIARHDRATSGAMGYMKIEAE